In a single window of the Acetivibrio cellulolyticus CD2 genome:
- a CDS encoding indolepyruvate oxidoreductase subunit beta, which yields MEKLNIMIVGVGGQGTLLASRVLGNVAMKMNHDVKVSEVHGMSQRGGSVVTYVKMGKKVYSPIIEKGEADIIIAFERLEALRWIDYLKQDGTLILNDQRIDPMPVITGNAKYPESIVEKIKYNFKNVMAIDALEIAKQCGNIKAVNTVLLGLLAKSTAIDKQIWIESLKENVPSKAVEVNLKAFEAGYM from the coding sequence ATGGAAAAGCTTAATATAATGATAGTAGGAGTAGGTGGACAGGGTACGCTATTGGCAAGCAGAGTTCTTGGAAACGTAGCAATGAAAATGAACCACGATGTTAAAGTTTCTGAAGTTCATGGTATGTCTCAGCGTGGAGGAAGTGTTGTTACCTATGTTAAGATGGGAAAAAAGGTGTATTCACCGATAATCGAGAAGGGTGAAGCTGACATTATTATAGCATTTGAGAGATTGGAAGCTCTAAGGTGGATAGATTATTTAAAACAGGATGGGACACTTATATTAAACGATCAGAGAATTGATCCCATGCCTGTAATAACAGGTAACGCAAAGTATCCTGAAAGTATAGTAGAAAAAATCAAATACAATTTCAAAAATGTTATGGCAATAGATGCTCTCGAAATTGCAAAGCAATGCGGAAATATTAAGGCTGTAAATACTGTTTTGCTTGGACTCTTAGCTAAGTCGACAGCAATAGATAAACAAATTTGGATTGAATCATTGAAGGAAAATGTTCCATCGAAAGCTGTAGAGGTCAATCTAAAAGCTTTTGAAGCGGGATATATGTAA
- the iorA gene encoding indolepyruvate ferredoxin oxidoreductase subunit alpha — protein MKKLMLGNEAVARGAFEAGVTVAAAYPGTPSTEITENIAKYDEIYSEWSPNEKVALEVAVGASIAGARSICSMKHVGLNVAADPLFTVSYTGVNGGLVIMVADDPGMHSSQNEQDSRFYARGSKVPMLEPSDSQECKDFVKKAFEISEKFDTPVIVRLSTRVAHSQSVVEICDRGDFKLKEYVKNPGKYVMMPAMAKKRHVEVEKRMAELREFSNDSEVNKIEWGNKDIGVITSGIAYQYAREAFGDVSYLKLGMVHPLPDKLIKEFASQVNTLYVIEELEPFIEDYVKTLGIKPIGKDILPKMGEYSASLLGEKVFGKKLEPVVVSNEEIPVRPPVMCPGCPHRGMYYVLKKLKLTVSGDIGCYTLGALPPTQSMDTCVCMGASIGAAHGMAKARGVEFGKKTVAILGDSTFIHSGITGLIDVVYNKGNSTVIILDNSITGMTGHQHNPTTGFTIKGEPAKQVDLEKLCNAIGIDRVRIADPFNIKEFEKVVKEEVEAEEPSVIISQRPCALLKHVKFEGTLRINNDKCKKCKVCMSVGCPAIVDKGDHIEVNEALCVGCTLCTKVCNFDAFEKAGE, from the coding sequence ATGAAGAAACTAATGCTTGGTAATGAGGCTGTCGCCAGAGGAGCTTTTGAAGCCGGTGTAACTGTTGCTGCTGCTTATCCTGGCACACCAAGTACGGAAATAACAGAGAATATAGCAAAATACGATGAAATTTATTCTGAATGGTCACCTAATGAAAAAGTTGCTCTTGAAGTGGCAGTTGGAGCATCTATTGCAGGTGCTAGATCAATATGTTCAATGAAGCATGTAGGACTTAATGTTGCAGCCGATCCTTTGTTTACGGTGTCTTATACGGGAGTCAATGGCGGACTTGTAATAATGGTTGCGGATGATCCAGGTATGCACAGTTCACAGAATGAACAGGACAGTAGGTTTTATGCCAGGGGATCAAAAGTTCCAATGCTTGAGCCTTCAGATAGTCAGGAGTGTAAGGATTTTGTAAAGAAAGCATTTGAAATAAGTGAAAAGTTTGACACTCCGGTTATTGTAAGATTATCTACAAGGGTAGCTCATTCTCAGAGTGTTGTTGAAATATGTGACAGGGGCGACTTCAAGCTCAAGGAATATGTAAAAAACCCTGGAAAATATGTCATGATGCCTGCAATGGCAAAGAAGAGACATGTTGAAGTTGAAAAGAGAATGGCTGAGTTAAGAGAGTTTTCAAATGATAGTGAAGTTAATAAAATTGAATGGGGAAATAAGGATATAGGAGTAATAACCAGTGGTATTGCATATCAGTATGCAAGAGAAGCTTTCGGAGATGTATCTTATCTAAAGCTTGGTATGGTTCATCCTCTTCCGGACAAATTAATTAAAGAATTTGCAAGCCAGGTTAATACGCTTTATGTAATTGAAGAGCTTGAGCCTTTTATAGAAGATTATGTTAAGACGCTTGGCATAAAACCAATAGGAAAAGATATTCTGCCCAAAATGGGTGAGTACAGTGCAAGTCTTTTAGGAGAAAAGGTATTTGGTAAAAAATTAGAACCAGTAGTTGTCAGTAATGAAGAAATACCTGTAAGACCTCCTGTTATGTGTCCTGGATGTCCTCACCGTGGAATGTATTATGTGCTGAAAAAGTTAAAACTGACAGTCAGTGGTGATATTGGTTGTTATACTCTTGGGGCTCTTCCACCAACGCAGAGCATGGATACATGTGTGTGTATGGGGGCCAGTATTGGTGCAGCACATGGTATGGCAAAGGCAAGAGGAGTTGAGTTTGGGAAGAAAACAGTTGCTATTTTAGGTGACTCTACATTTATCCACTCTGGTATAACAGGGCTGATTGATGTAGTATATAACAAGGGAAATTCCACAGTTATTATACTTGATAACTCAATTACAGGTATGACTGGTCATCAGCATAATCCTACAACAGGTTTTACAATCAAGGGAGAGCCGGCAAAGCAGGTAGACCTTGAAAAATTATGTAATGCAATAGGTATAGATAGAGTAAGGATTGCAGATCCGTTTAATATAAAAGAGTTTGAAAAGGTAGTTAAGGAAGAAGTAGAGGCTGAGGAACCGTCGGTTATTATATCGCAAAGACCGTGTGCGCTTCTAAAGCATGTTAAGTTTGAAGGAACACTCAGGATAAACAACGACAAGTGCAAAAAGTGTAAAGTTTGTATGTCAGTTGGATGCCCTGCTATAGTGGACAAAGGTGATCATATAGAGGTAAATGAGGCATTATGTGTGGGCTGTACTCTATGCACCAAGGTGTGTAATTTCGATGCTTTTGAAAAGGCTGGTGAATAA